From the genome of Limisalsivibrio acetivorans, one region includes:
- a CDS encoding MASE3 domain-containing protein produces MAYKQRCNMGADPRLLGRDFYVVAGVFLVLCVLSRIFGYLSFHVIAEFFTIIISFFVFFMIVIHRNAGLSTFLLFVGSAYFTVGLLDIFHTLSYKGMGVFNVNEINVATQFWISARLAESSAYALGALFSSFVVPLFIPMAGYLVFGALVSYLILYTGMFPDALLADTGLTGFKIYTEYIIISLLLFTMISLYRLRTNFSSRLHLLFILAISTSVISEFFFTLYNDVYGVMNMLGHVTKGISFYFILNATVASIKGEE; encoded by the coding sequence GTGGCATATAAACAAAGGTGTAATATGGGCGCAGATCCCAGACTGCTGGGTAGAGATTTCTATGTTGTAGCAGGGGTATTCCTTGTACTTTGTGTTTTATCCAGAATCTTCGGATACCTTTCCTTCCATGTAATCGCAGAGTTCTTTACTATAATCATCTCATTCTTTGTATTTTTTATGATCGTTATCCATAGAAACGCCGGGCTCTCCACCTTCCTCCTTTTTGTGGGGAGTGCCTATTTTACTGTGGGTCTTTTGGATATCTTTCACACACTCAGCTATAAGGGGATGGGTGTCTTTAATGTTAACGAGATCAATGTGGCGACCCAGTTCTGGATTTCTGCAAGGCTTGCGGAGAGCTCGGCTTATGCACTGGGAGCGTTGTTCTCATCCTTTGTGGTGCCTCTCTTTATTCCCATGGCAGGTTATCTCGTTTTCGGCGCTTTGGTCTCCTATCTTATTCTCTATACAGGGATGTTTCCCGATGCACTCCTTGCGGACACCGGCCTCACAGGCTTTAAGATCTATACAGAGTATATTATTATTTCGCTCCTGCTTTTCACAATGATCTCCCTCTACAGGCTCAGAACAAATTTCAGCAGCAGGCTCCATCTTCTCTTCATCCTTGCCATAAGTACTTCTGTAATAAGTGAGTTCTTTTTTACTCTGTACAATGACGTTTACGGTGTGATGAATATGCTGGGGCATGTTACCAAAGGTATTTCTTTCTACTTCATCCTTAACGCCACCGTTGCATCCATTAAAGGTGAGGAGTAA
- a CDS encoding ADP-ribosylglycohydrolase family protein, giving the protein MLGAIFGDITGSIYEWDNCKSKDFRIMDEDSFFTDDTVLTIATAHALMEKIPYNEAYREFARKYPDAGYGGNFRKWAISNETNPYNSFGNGSAMRVSPVAYIHQTMGDTLNEAKKSAGVTHNHTEGIKGAQAVVAAIFMARHGESIHSIKEYTARTFGYSFDKTIDEIRPGYSFDVSCQGSVPQAMQAFFESVSFEDAVRNAVSLGGDSDTIACITGSIAEAYYGGIPQNFRTFLFSRLDPFLSNIVKMFEAAYIPQ; this is encoded by the coding sequence ATGCTTGGTGCAATCTTCGGAGATATTACTGGCTCCATATACGAATGGGACAACTGTAAATCCAAAGACTTCAGGATTATGGATGAGGACTCGTTTTTCACCGACGACACCGTGCTTACAATAGCCACCGCCCATGCCCTAATGGAAAAGATCCCCTACAACGAAGCCTACAGGGAGTTTGCACGAAAGTATCCAGATGCCGGTTACGGAGGCAACTTCCGTAAATGGGCGATATCAAATGAAACAAACCCTTACAACAGCTTCGGAAACGGCTCTGCTATGCGTGTAAGCCCTGTTGCATATATCCACCAGACCATGGGGGATACATTGAACGAAGCAAAAAAGAGCGCCGGAGTAACCCATAACCACACCGAAGGAATAAAGGGAGCTCAGGCTGTAGTGGCGGCGATATTCATGGCCAGGCATGGGGAGAGTATCCACTCCATCAAGGAATACACCGCCAGAACCTTCGGCTACAGCTTCGATAAAACCATCGATGAGATCCGACCCGGCTACTCCTTCGATGTAAGCTGCCAAGGCTCCGTTCCCCAGGCTATGCAGGCTTTTTTTGAATCCGTATCCTTCGAGGATGCTGTTCGAAATGCTGTAAGCCTAGGCGGGGATTCTGATACCATCGCCTGCATAACGGGAAGCATTGCAGAGGCATACTACGGCGGGATACCACAGAATTTCAGAACCTTCCTCTTCTCAAGGTTGGATCCATTCCTCTCAAACATCGTAAAGATGTTTGAAGCCGCTTATATACCCCAGTAA